One stretch of Cheilinus undulatus linkage group 5, ASM1832078v1, whole genome shotgun sequence DNA includes these proteins:
- the LOC121510297 gene encoding hydroxycarboxylic acid receptor 2-like: MHCNFNGTLLISVLPPLLATEFVLGVLGNGLALWIFCFHLKPWKSSTVLLFNLAMADFLLFMALPFRAAYYSSGIKWRFGGTFCNVCLFLLAMNRSGSTIFLMVIALDRYMRVVHPHHPINSLSVSKAMCGALALWFLTISMTAHIFTLKHTNTIYCESFLINTVPNHNLTWHKFEFIFSFFMPLVVILYCTVHIIVQLRGRQLAQHAKIKKALCFITVVAALFFICFFPSNIVQVLIWIKTREVSSTLQGSDICLALEDLTTAFYISISLTYLNSALDPIVYYFSSPAFKNICRKALHLQEADTLESTERRTRETGSQSLSQL, encoded by the coding sequence ATGCACTGCAACTTTAACGGGACTCTGCTGATCAGCGTGCTCCCTCCTCTGCTGGCCACTGAGTTTGTTTTGGGAGTTTTAGGGAATGGATTGGCTCTGTGGATCTTCTGCTTCCACCTGAAGCCATGGAAAAGCAGCACAGTGTTGCTCTTCAACCTGGCCATGGCGGATTTTCTGCTCTTCATGGCTCTGCCTTTCAGGGCAGCCTACTACAGTTCTGGGATCAAGTGGAGGTTTGGGGGCACGTTCTGCAACGTCTGCCTCTTCCTGCTGGCGATGAACCGCAGTGGCAGCACTATCTTCTTGATGGTCATCGCTTTGGATAGATACATGCGTGTGGTGCACCCTCATCACCCCATCAACTCTCTGAGTGTCTCCAAAGCCATGTGTGGAGCTCTGGCACTGTGGTTCCTCACCATCTCCATGACAGCGCATATTTTCACcttaaaacacaccaacaccaTCTACTGTGAGAGCTTCCTGATCAACACTGTACCCAACCACAACCTCACCTGGCATAAGTTTGAGTTTATCTTCTCTTTCTTCATGCCTCTGGTTGTCATTCTCTACTGCACCGTCCACATTATTGTCCAGCTGAGAGGCAGGCAGCTGGCCCAGCATGCAAAGATTAAGAAGGCGCTGTGCTTCATCACCGTGGTTGCAGCCCTCTTTTTCATCTGCTTCTTCCCGAGCAACATTGTGCAGGTTCTGATTTGGATCAAGACCCGAGAAGTATCCAGCACCCTGCAAGGATCTGACATCTGCCTAGCCCTGGAGGATCTGACCACGGCTTTTTACATCAGCATCAGCCTGACTTATCTCAACAGCGCACTGGATCCAATAGTCTACTACTTCTCCAGCCCTGCTTTCAAGAACATCTGCAGGAAAGCTCTCCATCTGCAAGAGGCAGACACACTTGAGAGTACAGAGAGGAGAACTCGAGAGACAGGCTCCCAGTCACTCAGCCAGCTGTGA
- the LOC121510221 gene encoding hydroxycarboxylic acid receptor 2-like — protein sequence MHCNFNGTLLISVLPPLLATEFVLGVLGNGLALWIFCFHLKPWKSSTVLLFNLAMADFLLFMALPFRAAYYSSGIKWRFGGTFCNVCLFLLAMNRSGSTIFLMVIALDRYMRVVHPHHPINSLSVSKAMCGALALWFLTISMTAHIFTLKHTNTTYCESFLINTVPNHNLTWHKFEFIFSFFMPLVVILYCTVHIIVQLRGRQLAQHAKIKKALCFITVVAALFFICFFPSNIVQVLIWIKTREVSSTLQGSDICPAMEDLTTAFYISISLTYLNSALDPIVYYFSSPAFKNICRKALHLQEAYTVESTERRTRETGSQSLSQL from the coding sequence ATGCACTGCAACTTTAACGGGACTCTGCTGATCAGCGTGCTCCCTCCTCTGCTGGCCACTGAGTTTGTTTTGGGAGTTTTAGGGAATGGATTGGCTCTGTGGATCTTCTGCTTCCACCTGAAGCCATGGAAAAGCAGCACAGTGTTGCTCTTCAACCTGGCCATGGCGGATTTTCTGCTCTTCATGGCTCTGCCTTTCAGGGCAGCCTACTACAGTTCTGGGATCAAGTGGAGGTTTGGGGGCACGTTCTGCAACGTCTGCCTCTTCCTGCTGGCGATGAACCGCAGTGGCAGCACTATCTTCTTGATGGTCATCGCTTTGGATAGATACATGCGTGTGGTGCACCCTCATCACCCCATCAACTCTCTGAGTGTCTCCAAAGCCATGTGTGGAGCTCTGGCACTGTGGTTCCTCACCATCTCCATGACAGCGCATATTTTCACcttaaaacacaccaacaccaCCTACTGTGAGAGCTTCCTGATCAACACTGTACCCAACCACAACCTCACCTGGCATAAGTTTGAGTTTATCTTCTCTTTCTTCATGCCTCTGGTTGTCATTCTCTACTGCACCGTCCACATTATTGTCCAGCTGAGAGGCAGGCAGCTGGCCCAGCATGCAAAGATTAAGAAGGCGCTGTGCTTCATCACCGTGGTCGCAGCCCTCTTCTTCATCTGCTTCTTCCCGAGCAACATTGTGCAGGTTCTGATTTGGATCAAGACCCGAGAAGTATCCAGCACCCTGCAAGGATCTGACATCTGCCCAGCTATGGAGGATCTGACCACGGCTTTTTACATCAGCATCAGCCTGACTTATCTCAACAGCGCACTGGATCCAATAGTCTACTACTTCTCCAGCCCTGCTTTCAAGAACATCTGCAGGAAAGCTCTCCACCTGCAAGAGGCGTACACGGTTGAGAGTACAGAGAGGAGAACTCGGGAGACGGGCTCCCAGTCACTCAGCCAGCTGTGA